The following proteins come from a genomic window of Acetivibrio cellulolyticus CD2:
- a CDS encoding ABC transporter permease, with amino-acid sequence MITIATATFKEALRKKLLLLVALLTLIYLIIFGLITYFVKRDIGTEETLSIIVVCSQIVSFLGFYFSSMLVAFLTIMVSVGSISSEVESGVIHSVITRPIKRSSYVLGKYLGLGVLTVSYSIFLFAAIISICAIFQLPIVKTLEPMNVIKGLLFFVLEPIAILSLSIFGSASFKTLSNGIFVVSIYILGLIGGVMEQIGTLLKNQGLVNWAIVSSLISPFDIIYRQMLSSIFSNLGITNPFGLVNGTAGTTPSIWMLIYILAYIPVMIIFAIKKFRVKDIS; translated from the coding sequence ATGATTACAATAGCAACAGCAACCTTCAAGGAAGCTTTAAGAAAAAAACTGCTCCTACTCGTTGCACTCCTTACTCTTATATATCTTATTATATTTGGGTTAATCACCTATTTTGTAAAAAGAGACATTGGCACTGAAGAGACATTAAGCATTATTGTTGTATGTTCACAAATAGTATCCTTCCTCGGTTTTTACTTTTCAAGCATGCTTGTAGCATTTCTCACCATTATGGTTTCTGTCGGTTCGATCTCTTCAGAAGTTGAAAGCGGTGTGATACATTCCGTAATAACCCGACCGATTAAACGCTCCAGTTATGTACTTGGAAAATATCTTGGTTTGGGAGTCCTAACAGTATCATACAGTATTTTTCTTTTCGCAGCCATAATCTCAATCTGTGCAATTTTCCAGCTGCCGATAGTCAAAACACTCGAACCTATGAATGTAATAAAAGGTCTTTTATTCTTCGTGCTTGAACCCATCGCAATTCTATCGCTTTCTATTTTCGGAAGCGCTTCCTTTAAAACACTAAGCAATGGAATATTTGTTGTTTCAATCTACATTCTAGGACTTATAGGCGGGGTCATGGAACAAATCGGCACACTTCTCAAAAATCAAGGCCTTGTAAACTGGGCAATTGTTTCAAGCCTGATTTCCCCTTTTGATATAATATACCGGCAAATGCTTTCATCAATATTCTCAAACCTTGGTATTACTAATCCCTTTGGGTTAGTAAACGGAACAGCGGGCACAACTCCAAGCATATGGATGCTTATCTACATATTGGCATATATTCCCGTAATGATTATTTTTGCGATTAAAAAATTCAGAGTAAAAGACATCTCCTGA
- a CDS encoding ABC transporter ATP-binding protein: MVIETEKLTKYYGNKIGCQDITISVGEGDIFGFLGPNGAGKSTFIKMLVGLLFPTGGKAFVLGKPIGDVDVRKKIGYLPENFKYQDWMTGEDLLSFHASLYKLDKKISSSKIEEVLDLVKLKGHERYRVGTYSKGMQQRIGLACALLPDPDLLFLDEPTSALDPVGRKEVRDIMTVLKSRGKTVLLNSHLLSEVEAVCDSAAIIKKGSVIKYGKMDDILESKLILEIHAEDLNNEVLNKLRNFDSGLTYSNNMVQMEIKDRTVIHHIASIIVNGGGKLYELSPKRVSLESVFINLVEGGDKR; this comes from the coding sequence TTGGTAATAGAGACAGAAAAGCTGACAAAGTATTATGGAAATAAAATTGGCTGCCAGGATATAACAATATCTGTAGGCGAAGGTGATATTTTTGGGTTCCTCGGCCCGAATGGGGCTGGTAAAAGTACATTTATTAAAATGCTGGTAGGGCTCTTGTTCCCTACCGGCGGCAAGGCTTTCGTACTCGGTAAACCTATTGGCGATGTAGATGTAAGAAAGAAAATCGGATACCTGCCAGAAAACTTCAAATACCAGGATTGGATGACAGGAGAAGATCTCCTGTCCTTTCATGCTTCCCTGTATAAATTAGATAAAAAAATCTCTTCATCAAAGATAGAAGAGGTGCTTGACCTTGTCAAGCTTAAAGGCCATGAGCGCTATCGCGTAGGTACATACAGCAAGGGCATGCAACAGCGTATAGGTTTAGCCTGTGCCCTCCTTCCCGACCCCGATCTTCTTTTTTTGGATGAACCCACTTCCGCGCTTGATCCTGTAGGCAGGAAAGAAGTAAGGGACATAATGACAGTACTTAAGTCAAGGGGCAAAACAGTATTACTTAACAGTCACCTGCTCAGTGAGGTGGAAGCCGTGTGTGACAGTGCAGCAATAATAAAAAAAGGTTCGGTAATTAAGTACGGAAAAATGGATGATATACTTGAAAGCAAATTAATACTTGAGATACATGCAGAAGACTTAAATAATGAGGTCTTAAATAAACTTAGGAACTTTGACAGCGGCCTTACATATTCAAACAACATGGTACAAATGGAGATTAAGGACAGAACTGTCATACACCATATAGCCTCAATAATTGTTAACGGTGGCGGAAAGTTATATGAGCTATCACCAAAGAGAGTCTCACTTGAAAGCGTATTTATAAATCTTGTAGAAGGTGGTGATAAGAGATGA